In Mucilaginibacter celer, one DNA window encodes the following:
- a CDS encoding alpha-L-fucosidase codes for MTRYKLILIVFLVAAVQVLKAQPAATSVKQWQDQKFSMFIHFGGIYSVLGGVWDGKQISRGLSEQIQAHAGIYSDTYANLAKNFNPVNWNADSIALLAKAAGMRSIVLTSKHHDGFCMFKTATTDFNVVDATPFKHDVVKELAEACKRHGLRFGLYFSLIDWHYPQASPISSHNSDYITPEHHEYNKKQVTELLTNYGTISELWFDMGSQSPEQSRELYALVHRLQPDCMVSSRLGNDQGDFAVMGDNQYPDYAIGTPWQSPASFFDETWGYRSWQVRGSEDDKYKEKLESLIRVISRGGNYLLNIGPKGDGSVVGFEKDVLLRIGTWLHKNAEAVYGTNADPFFTSFKWGNVTSKSDKLYLFVTSVPADGVITLPGLEGKIKSVSVLGEDLPITFKQTTDTARLNLPANFDSEKQIKVIAVDIAEGYKVRPVHIISSSYDHINLDEHNAYNYYSSSGIDYNSNYQSTVKQAWTIKAKHKGKYLPTIQYTDEERGNVVDFSVDGVTTTLKLDSDRLMKYKPDTSKIKWGPLYITGPYYSGLGGLNGSADKIDITKPYTKDAGMPWQRMDSYKNGQQVDLPAGMDNAYYVLQNINAGPGIIYAQVKITSGDGLIVLLNGRQLLINNNPDKATFVNHVIGLTLMPGNNQLLIKVFNNFKKTIPFAITHSIPQRIYIKDLDPLMFDVNKLYPVSLKLHNPVSPHQTMKLPNLGIWFAKK; via the coding sequence ATGACCAGGTATAAACTTATTTTAATTGTTTTTTTGGTGGCTGCCGTGCAAGTACTAAAAGCTCAACCCGCCGCAACATCGGTAAAGCAATGGCAGGATCAGAAGTTTTCGATGTTTATTCATTTCGGAGGAATTTACTCTGTTTTGGGGGGCGTGTGGGATGGCAAACAGATCAGCCGTGGCTTAAGCGAACAGATCCAGGCACATGCCGGTATTTACAGCGACACTTATGCCAACCTTGCTAAAAACTTTAATCCCGTAAACTGGAATGCAGATAGTATTGCCTTACTGGCTAAAGCTGCCGGTATGCGGTCAATAGTACTTACCTCCAAACATCATGATGGTTTTTGCATGTTTAAAACCGCCACAACTGATTTTAATGTGGTGGATGCCACACCCTTTAAGCACGATGTGGTTAAAGAACTGGCCGAAGCCTGTAAGCGACATGGTTTAAGGTTTGGCTTATATTTTTCTTTGATAGACTGGCACTACCCGCAGGCCTCGCCTATATCGAGCCATAACTCAGATTATATCACTCCCGAACATCACGAATACAATAAAAAGCAGGTAACCGAACTGCTTACTAATTACGGCACCATATCCGAACTTTGGTTTGACATGGGGTCGCAGAGCCCCGAACAAAGCCGCGAATTATACGCACTGGTGCACCGCCTGCAGCCCGATTGTATGGTAAGCAGCAGGCTGGGGAATGATCAGGGCGATTTCGCAGTGATGGGCGATAATCAATATCCGGACTATGCGATAGGTACGCCATGGCAGTCGCCGGCTTCATTTTTTGATGAAACCTGGGGCTACCGCTCATGGCAGGTGCGCGGCAGCGAGGATGATAAATATAAGGAGAAACTGGAAAGCCTGATCAGGGTGATAAGCAGGGGCGGGAATTACCTGCTCAACATCGGTCCCAAAGGTGATGGAAGCGTGGTAGGCTTTGAAAAAGATGTTTTACTGCGCATAGGCACATGGTTGCACAAAAATGCAGAGGCTGTTTACGGCACCAATGCCGATCCGTTTTTTACTTCGTTTAAATGGGGAAACGTTACCAGTAAGTCTGATAAGTTATATCTGTTTGTAACCTCGGTACCTGCCGATGGTGTAATTACTTTACCGGGACTGGAAGGTAAAATTAAAAGTGTTTCGGTTTTGGGAGAGGATTTACCGATCACTTTTAAACAAACAACGGATACCGCCAGGCTAAATTTACCGGCGAATTTTGATAGTGAAAAGCAAATAAAAGTGATAGCCGTTGATATTGCAGAAGGTTACAAAGTGCGCCCGGTTCATATCATCAGCAGCAGTTACGACCACATCAATCTGGATGAGCATAATGCCTACAACTACTACAGTTCATCGGGTATTGATTACAACAGTAATTACCAAAGCACGGTAAAACAAGCCTGGACAATAAAAGCCAAACACAAAGGCAAATATCTGCCTACCATACAGTATACTGATGAAGAGCGTGGGAATGTAGTTGATTTTTCGGTTGATGGAGTAACCACTACACTTAAACTTGATAGTGACAGGCTGATGAAATATAAACCGGATACCTCCAAAATAAAATGGGGGCCGCTATACATTACCGGACCGTATTACTCCGGCCTGGGTGGCCTTAATGGCAGTGCTGATAAAATTGATATCACAAAACCTTATACCAAAGATGCCGGTATGCCATGGCAACGCATGGATAGCTACAAAAACGGACAGCAGGTTGATTTGCCCGCAGGTATGGATAATGCCTATTATGTGCTGCAAAACATTAATGCAGGACCGGGAATAATTTATGCCCAGGTTAAAATTACAAGCGGCGATGGCTTAATAGTATTGCTTAACGGCAGGCAGCTATTAATCAACAATAACCCTGATAAGGCCACATTTGTAAATCATGTAATTGGTTTAACGCTGATGCCGGGTAACAACCAGTTGCTGATAAAAGTGTTCAATAACTTTAAAAAAACAATACCGTTTGCAATTACGCACAGCATTCCGCAACGCATCTATATCAAGGATCTTGATCCGCTAATGTTTGATGTGAATAAGTTGTACCCCGTAAGTCTAAAGCTGCATAACCCGGTATCGCCGCATCAAACCATGAAATTGCCTAACCTCGGGATTTGGTTTGCAAAAAAATAG